One window of Arthrobacter oryzae genomic DNA carries:
- a CDS encoding ABC transporter permease — MYGVQIAFRNYNPVDGFTGSPWVGLQHFIRFISSYQFGQVVGNTLWIAVLGLLVAFPIPIILALLVNQLQSERFKKFTQTVLYSPAFISTVVVVGIMFVLLSPRSGLVNNAIQLAGGEPVFFMGSAEWFRPIYVISDVWQNAGFAMIVYLAALSGIDPALHDAAKVDGASKLQRIRHIDLPGIMPVITVLFILAIGNLLNVGFEKALLMQTNLNLPTSEIIQTYVYHAGLQQAQFSYSAAIGLFNSILNLVLLLTFNWVARRANQATLW; from the coding sequence ATGTACGGGGTGCAGATCGCTTTCCGCAACTACAACCCAGTGGACGGTTTTACCGGGAGCCCGTGGGTCGGGCTGCAGCACTTCATCCGGTTCATCAGCTCCTACCAGTTCGGCCAGGTCGTGGGGAACACGCTCTGGATCGCCGTCCTGGGCCTGCTGGTGGCCTTCCCGATCCCGATCATCCTGGCCCTCCTGGTCAACCAGCTCCAGAGCGAGCGGTTCAAGAAGTTCACCCAGACGGTGCTGTACTCGCCGGCGTTCATATCTACGGTGGTGGTGGTGGGCATCATGTTCGTCCTGCTTTCCCCGCGTTCCGGGCTGGTGAACAATGCGATCCAGCTGGCGGGAGGTGAACCCGTTTTCTTCATGGGCTCCGCGGAGTGGTTCCGCCCCATCTACGTGATCTCCGATGTCTGGCAAAACGCCGGCTTCGCCATGATTGTCTACCTGGCGGCCCTGTCCGGCATTGACCCTGCATTGCACGACGCCGCCAAGGTGGACGGCGCCTCCAAACTGCAGCGCATCCGGCACATCGATCTGCCGGGCATCATGCCCGTGATCACTGTCCTGTTCATCCTGGCCATCGGCAACCTGCTCAACGTCGGCTTCGAAAAGGCACTGCTCATGCAGACAAACCTGAACCTGCCGACGTCGGAAATCATCCAGACGTACGTTTACCACGCAGGCCTGCAGCAGGCCCAGTTCAGCTATTCGGCCGCCATCGGCCTGTTCAATTCCATCCTCAACCTTGTGTTGCTGCTGACCTTCAACTGGGTAGCGCGCCGGGCCAACCAAGCAACCCTGTGGTGA
- a CDS encoding helix-turn-helix domain-containing protein, whose protein sequence is MEELDDVLAAVGPRLRALRLSRDTTLTALAAATGISVSTLSRLESGQRRPNLELLLPLAKAHQVPLDELVGAPATGDPRVHLRPIVSKRMTIIPLTRKPGGVQAYKLILNAGPHEEPTPQVHEGYEWIYVLNGKLRLVLGDTDIVLPAGEAAEFDTRTPHWFGRAEKQPVEFISLFGRQGERMHLRAKPSRP, encoded by the coding sequence ATGGAAGAACTCGATGACGTCCTGGCTGCAGTGGGCCCCAGGCTCCGCGCCCTGCGGCTGAGCCGCGACACCACGCTGACTGCCTTGGCTGCTGCCACGGGGATTTCCGTCAGCACGCTTTCACGGCTGGAGTCCGGCCAGCGCCGGCCCAACCTGGAACTGCTGCTGCCGCTGGCCAAGGCGCACCAGGTGCCGCTGGACGAGCTCGTGGGGGCACCCGCCACGGGCGACCCCCGAGTTCACCTGAGGCCCATCGTCAGCAAGAGGATGACCATCATTCCGCTGACGCGGAAACCCGGCGGGGTGCAGGCCTACAAGCTCATCCTGAATGCAGGCCCGCACGAGGAGCCCACGCCCCAGGTCCACGAGGGCTACGAATGGATCTACGTGCTCAACGGCAAACTGCGGCTGGTCCTCGGGGACACGGACATCGTGCTGCCTGCCGGGGAAGCCGCCGAATTTGATACACGGACGCCGCACTGGTTCGGCCGCGCGGAGAAGCAGCCGGTGGAATTCATCAGCCTCTTTGGCCGGCAAGGCGAACGGATGCACCTTCGGGCGAAACCCTCACGCCCGTAG
- a CDS encoding DUF1761 domain-containing protein, producing MIPEINIWAVLLATLSSMVVGSVWYTPKVFGNYWMKVANVTPSGEAKDAVKPILITLVVSFVSALVLAGSAAISQHFYGGNFLANTLITAVILWAGFTAARFITHDAFEGRPAGLTVLNCAHELVTLVVMGLIIGLFGISAA from the coding sequence ATGATTCCGGAAATCAACATCTGGGCCGTATTGCTGGCCACCCTGTCCAGCATGGTGGTGGGATCTGTCTGGTACACGCCCAAGGTGTTCGGCAACTACTGGATGAAGGTCGCCAACGTGACGCCCAGCGGCGAGGCCAAGGACGCGGTCAAACCCATCCTGATCACGCTGGTGGTCAGCTTTGTCAGCGCCCTGGTACTGGCCGGATCAGCCGCCATCTCCCAGCATTTCTACGGCGGGAACTTCCTGGCCAACACGCTGATCACCGCTGTCATCCTCTGGGCCGGATTCACCGCCGCCCGCTTCATCACGCATGACGCCTTCGAAGGCCGCCCTGCCGGGCTGACCGTGCTGAACTGCGCCCACGAACTGGTCACCCTGGTGGTCATGGGCCTGATCATCGGGCTGTTCGGCATCAGCGCGGCCTAG
- a CDS encoding NAD(P)/FAD-dependent oxidoreductase → MDKQNNTPVDVVIVGGGAAGLNAAQMLGRSRRSVVVVDGGEPRNAPAKGVHGFLSRDGVSPAELYRIGREEAESYGVRIISGQVSGAAGFRGAFAVELADGSAVRGRRLLIATGLVDELPDIPGLRERWGRDVLHCPYCHGWEVQDQPIGILGTGPFAAHQALLFRQWSADITLFLNNAMEPTELELHQLAARGITVVHGPVRALQVDNDKLAGVLLSDGSLVPVAAVATAPRFMARASAFADLGLKAVPHPMGMGEYLETDEDGATGVPGVWAAGNVTDLRAQVLSSAAAGAWTGVVINADLMAEELEDAATAYRGSVTA, encoded by the coding sequence ATGGACAAACAGAACAACACACCGGTGGACGTCGTCATTGTTGGCGGCGGCGCCGCGGGCCTGAATGCGGCCCAGATGCTGGGCCGGTCCCGCCGCTCCGTAGTGGTGGTGGACGGCGGCGAGCCCCGGAATGCGCCCGCCAAGGGAGTGCACGGATTCCTGTCGCGCGACGGCGTCAGCCCGGCCGAGCTGTACCGGATCGGCCGGGAGGAAGCAGAGTCCTACGGCGTACGGATCATCAGCGGCCAGGTTTCCGGGGCCGCGGGTTTCAGGGGCGCCTTCGCGGTGGAACTTGCGGATGGCTCCGCGGTGCGGGGACGGAGGCTCCTGATCGCCACGGGCCTGGTGGATGAGCTGCCGGACATTCCGGGGCTCCGCGAACGGTGGGGCAGGGATGTGCTGCATTGTCCCTACTGCCATGGCTGGGAAGTGCAGGACCAGCCCATCGGCATCCTGGGCACCGGGCCCTTCGCTGCCCATCAGGCGCTCCTCTTCCGCCAGTGGAGCGCCGACATCACGCTCTTCCTCAATAACGCAATGGAGCCCACGGAGCTCGAACTGCACCAGCTCGCCGCCCGCGGAATCACGGTGGTCCACGGTCCCGTGCGGGCCCTGCAGGTGGACAACGACAAGCTGGCCGGCGTGCTGTTGTCCGATGGCAGCCTGGTGCCGGTGGCCGCAGTGGCCACGGCGCCGCGCTTCATGGCGCGGGCTTCAGCCTTCGCGGACCTTGGACTCAAGGCAGTCCCGCATCCGATGGGGATGGGCGAATACCTCGAAACCGACGAGGACGGGGCAACCGGCGTCCCTGGGGTCTGGGCGGCAGGCAACGTCACCGACCTTCGCGCGCAGGTGTTGTCCTCGGCAGCTGCCGGCGCCTGGACCGGCGTGGTGATCAACGCGGACCTCATGGCCGAGGAGCTCGAGGACGCCGCCACGGCGTATCGTGGCAGTGTCACGGCGTAG
- a CDS encoding MarR family winged helix-turn-helix transcriptional regulator, with protein sequence MGNPLPRDPIADAQRNWEQHGWGDVAAPMAAITAIMRTQQILLARIEGVLKPFGLTFARYELLALLSFARSGALPMNKASALLQVHPTSVTNAVDRLQDAGLVVRSPHPTDGRTTLIELTAEGRTLAKSATAALNTEVFGQSGFGNQDVDQLIRILGKFRRNAGDFAD encoded by the coding sequence ATGGGAAACCCGCTCCCGCGCGATCCCATTGCCGACGCCCAGCGCAACTGGGAACAGCACGGCTGGGGGGACGTCGCAGCGCCCATGGCCGCCATCACGGCAATCATGCGGACCCAGCAGATCCTGCTGGCACGGATCGAAGGCGTCCTCAAGCCCTTCGGCCTCACCTTCGCCCGCTATGAACTCCTGGCGCTCCTGAGTTTCGCCCGCAGCGGCGCGCTGCCCATGAACAAGGCGAGCGCGCTCCTGCAGGTGCATCCCACGTCGGTGACCAACGCCGTCGACCGCCTCCAGGACGCCGGGCTGGTGGTGCGGTCCCCGCACCCCACGGACGGCCGCACCACCCTGATCGAACTCACCGCCGAGGGACGAACCCTGGCCAAAAGTGCAACGGCGGCACTCAACACCGAGGTGTTCGGCCAGTCCGGTTTTGGCAACCAGGATGTGGACCAGCTGATCCGGATCCTGGGGAAATTCCGCCGGAACGCGGGCGACTTCGCCGACTGA
- a CDS encoding LacI family DNA-binding transcriptional regulator, translating into MPKPRPSSGPTMHDVAAAAGVSQATVSLVLNSVSGSRFSDETRKRVMDAVQQLDYRTNAHAKTLRDGIAGIIGFLGDAVATAPFAGKIIEGAQERAWEDGLLLLTMNTGGDKALEAASLDSMLSYKVAGVVYAGMYHRRLDVPEALQAVPSVVLNSQDRKLRIPSVAPDEELGGYTATRRLLDAGHERVAMINIETLESELPAAVGRFNGYTKAMTEAGLPVRPELVRFGSGNELDGFTHTMDLMTGDNPPSAIFCANDRTAWGAYQAATELHLSIPRDVSIIGFDNQETLAPHLRPGLTTLELPFVEMGRRAVDLILQGAEPDGRVEFMTCPLIERNSVTHPKEKP; encoded by the coding sequence GTGCCGAAGCCCCGGCCATCGTCAGGTCCCACCATGCACGACGTCGCGGCAGCTGCCGGCGTTTCCCAGGCAACAGTCTCCCTGGTGCTGAACTCCGTCTCCGGCTCCCGATTCTCGGACGAAACCCGGAAACGTGTCATGGATGCCGTGCAGCAGCTTGACTACCGCACCAACGCCCATGCCAAGACCCTCCGGGACGGTATTGCGGGCATCATCGGCTTCCTGGGCGACGCCGTCGCGACCGCCCCTTTCGCAGGAAAGATCATCGAAGGAGCACAGGAGCGCGCCTGGGAGGATGGACTCCTCCTGCTCACCATGAACACGGGCGGCGACAAAGCCCTCGAGGCAGCCTCGCTGGACTCCATGCTCTCTTACAAGGTGGCCGGCGTGGTCTACGCAGGCATGTACCACCGGCGGCTCGACGTACCCGAGGCCCTCCAGGCAGTCCCCTCGGTGGTGCTGAACTCGCAGGACCGCAAGCTGAGAATTCCCAGCGTAGCACCGGACGAGGAGCTGGGCGGCTACACCGCCACCCGGCGCCTACTCGACGCCGGGCATGAGCGGGTGGCGATGATCAACATCGAAACGCTGGAGAGCGAACTCCCCGCCGCCGTCGGACGTTTCAACGGCTACACGAAAGCCATGACCGAAGCCGGACTGCCCGTCCGCCCGGAACTGGTGCGCTTCGGCAGCGGCAATGAACTGGACGGATTTACCCACACCATGGACCTGATGACGGGCGATAACCCGCCGTCGGCAATCTTCTGCGCGAATGACCGCACCGCGTGGGGCGCCTACCAGGCCGCCACGGAGCTGCACCTGTCGATTCCCCGCGATGTATCCATCATCGGCTTCGACAACCAGGAAACCCTGGCCCCGCACCTGCGGCCGGGTCTCACCACCCTTGAGTTGCCCTTCGTGGAAATGGGGCGCCGCGCGGTCGACCTCATCCTGCAGGGCGCCGAGCCGGACGGACGGGTCGAGTTCATGACCTGCCCCCTGATTGAACGGAACTCAGTGACACATCCAAAGGAGAAGCCATGA
- a CDS encoding SAM-dependent methyltransferase, with protein MKFDESFWDERYRQHGSVWSRNPNPTLLAEAAGLRPGSALDVGSGEGADSLWLARQGWRVTAVDISSVALARAAERASQDADAAARITWAHHDLTSSPPPAGTFDLVSAQFMHLPLAERTELYHRLAASVAPGGTLLIVGHHPSDLEAGIHRPSDPGLLFTPEEIAAGLDPDEWEIDVCEARRRSVTDANGGSFTVTDSVLRAHRRAPRP; from the coding sequence ATGAAGTTTGACGAGTCGTTCTGGGATGAACGCTACCGCCAGCACGGCTCGGTCTGGAGCCGCAATCCGAACCCCACCCTGCTGGCCGAAGCCGCCGGCCTGCGCCCCGGCTCTGCCCTCGACGTGGGCAGCGGCGAGGGCGCCGATTCACTCTGGCTGGCACGCCAGGGCTGGCGGGTCACGGCGGTGGACATTTCCTCGGTGGCGCTGGCACGGGCCGCCGAGAGGGCGTCGCAGGATGCGGACGCTGCCGCCCGGATCACTTGGGCACACCACGACCTCACCAGCTCACCGCCCCCGGCAGGCACCTTCGACCTCGTCTCGGCCCAGTTCATGCACCTGCCCCTGGCCGAGCGGACCGAGCTGTACCACCGGCTCGCGGCGTCCGTTGCGCCTGGCGGGACCCTCCTGATCGTGGGCCACCACCCCTCCGACCTCGAGGCGGGAATCCACCGCCCCAGCGACCCCGGCCTGCTCTTCACCCCGGAGGAAATCGCCGCCGGGCTGGATCCGGACGAATGGGAAATCGACGTCTGCGAGGCCCGCCGGCGGTCCGTGACGGACGCGAACGGCGGCTCCTTCACCGTCACCGATTCAGTGCTGCGCGCCCACCGCCGGGCGCCGCGGCCGTAA
- a CDS encoding glycoside hydrolase family 32 protein — MNTATPTLGAYRPAMHYACKDTWLNDPNGLVFHDGIYHLYYQNNPFGNVHSNMSWGHATSTDLVNWDEQPVAIPCDETEEIFSGSIVVDQDNTAGFGLSGTTPLVAIYTSAYKAGSAHEGMQAQSIAWSTDGGYTWTKYSGNPVLTRNSPEFRDPKVFRYDGPAGSYWVMAAVEAHDYAVLLYRSDNLKNWEYLSTFGPANGTGGIWECPDLFELPVDGDAGNTRWVLTVNMNPGGPNGGSAGQYFVGEFDGVTFTSETTVTEGMQDPERVGDYHWLDWGRDYYAAVSFSNVPGGRRLMIGWMNNWQYANHIPTSPWRSPMSLVREVSLASIHGEPRLIQQPAPECTAGSVPGPARSLPLNGMVAVDGGTPVQLIEATFRAGTASEFGLVVRGAGNGSSGTRISIRPGSGQLMLDRTNSGDTGFHEAFPSISTAPLPARDGTYSLRIFVDHCSVEVFAQGGLVTLTELIFPDPSDTGITVFSTGGTAEASLQLTDLA, encoded by the coding sequence ATGAACACCGCCACGCCCACCCTTGGGGCCTACCGGCCGGCGATGCACTACGCCTGCAAGGACACCTGGCTCAACGACCCCAACGGCCTGGTCTTCCACGATGGCATTTACCACCTGTACTACCAGAACAACCCGTTCGGGAACGTCCACAGCAACATGTCCTGGGGCCACGCCACATCCACGGACCTGGTGAATTGGGACGAACAGCCGGTGGCCATCCCGTGCGACGAAACAGAGGAAATCTTCTCCGGCAGCATCGTGGTGGACCAGGACAACACCGCCGGCTTCGGCCTGTCCGGAACAACCCCGCTGGTTGCCATCTACACCAGCGCCTACAAGGCCGGTTCAGCACATGAGGGCATGCAGGCCCAGTCCATCGCGTGGAGCACCGACGGCGGATACACCTGGACCAAGTACTCTGGCAACCCGGTCCTCACCAGGAACTCGCCGGAATTCCGCGACCCCAAGGTCTTCCGCTACGACGGCCCCGCCGGAAGCTACTGGGTGATGGCCGCTGTCGAAGCCCACGACTACGCGGTGCTGCTCTACCGCTCCGACAACCTTAAGAACTGGGAATACCTCAGCACCTTCGGCCCGGCCAACGGCACCGGCGGCATCTGGGAGTGCCCGGACCTATTTGAACTGCCCGTGGACGGAGATGCAGGGAACACCAGGTGGGTCCTGACCGTGAACATGAACCCCGGCGGACCCAACGGAGGATCAGCAGGGCAGTACTTCGTGGGAGAGTTCGACGGCGTGACGTTCACCTCCGAAACGACCGTCACGGAGGGCATGCAGGACCCGGAGCGCGTGGGTGACTACCACTGGCTCGATTGGGGCCGGGACTACTACGCGGCTGTGTCCTTCAGCAATGTCCCCGGCGGTCGTCGGCTAATGATCGGCTGGATGAACAACTGGCAGTATGCCAACCACATCCCCACTTCACCCTGGCGCAGCCCCATGAGCCTGGTACGCGAAGTGTCCCTCGCCTCGATTCACGGTGAACCCCGGCTCATCCAGCAGCCAGCACCGGAATGCACTGCAGGTTCCGTTCCCGGACCGGCCCGGAGCCTGCCCTTGAACGGCATGGTGGCGGTCGACGGCGGCACTCCGGTACAGCTGATCGAGGCCACCTTTAGGGCGGGGACAGCCAGCGAGTTCGGCCTGGTGGTCCGGGGAGCCGGGAACGGTTCATCGGGGACCCGGATCAGCATCCGCCCCGGCAGCGGACAACTCATGCTGGACCGAACCAACTCCGGCGACACTGGCTTCCACGAGGCCTTCCCGTCCATCAGCACAGCACCGCTGCCGGCACGGGACGGGACCTACTCCCTGCGGATTTTCGTGGACCACTGCTCCGTTGAGGTCTTCGCCCAGGGCGGACTCGTGACACTTACTGAACTGATATTCCCGGACCCTTCAGACACCGGCATCACAGTGTTCTCCACCGGGGGAACGGCGGAGGCTTCCCTGCAGCTCACGGACCTGGCCTGA
- a CDS encoding carbohydrate ABC transporter permease, with protein MTLNTKPVAVPAPATRPRPAKRTQTFRDRWADSAFNIAAVTILSLSIIAVVYPLYFIVIASISDPNAVYEGKVWLFPSGVTLEGYERIFADSRIWNGLGNTVIYTLLGSAISVTTILFGAYALSRKDMPGRKILMLLFVVTMFFDGGLITKYLVVRDLGMLDTVWAVVLPGAVGVWNLIIARSFFENTIPEELREAAQMDGANDFTFFFKMVLPLSKPLIMLMIMVHVVAHWNSFFDALIFLNDDTKYPLQLVLRNILIQSDVSSAGTTGGDIESYAAAQRIGELTKYAMIVVSSLPLMIALPFMQKHFTKGTMIGAVKS; from the coding sequence ATGACCCTGAACACCAAACCCGTGGCCGTTCCGGCCCCCGCAACCAGGCCCCGACCCGCTAAGCGCACGCAAACGTTCCGCGACAGGTGGGCAGACTCGGCCTTCAACATCGCCGCCGTCACCATCCTGTCGCTGTCCATCATCGCGGTGGTCTACCCGCTCTACTTCATCGTCATCGCGTCCATCAGCGATCCGAACGCCGTCTACGAAGGCAAAGTCTGGCTGTTCCCGTCCGGCGTGACCCTGGAGGGATACGAGCGGATCTTCGCGGACAGCCGGATCTGGAACGGCCTGGGCAACACCGTGATCTACACCCTGCTGGGCTCGGCGATCAGCGTGACCACCATCCTGTTCGGCGCCTACGCCCTGTCCCGCAAGGACATGCCGGGGCGGAAGATCCTGATGCTCCTGTTCGTGGTCACCATGTTCTTCGACGGCGGCCTCATCACCAAGTACCTGGTGGTCCGGGACCTCGGCATGCTGGACACGGTCTGGGCGGTTGTCCTGCCCGGCGCCGTGGGCGTGTGGAACCTGATCATCGCCCGGTCCTTCTTCGAAAACACCATCCCCGAAGAGCTCCGGGAAGCCGCCCAGATGGACGGCGCCAACGACTTCACGTTCTTCTTCAAGATGGTCCTCCCCCTGTCCAAACCGCTGATCATGCTCATGATCATGGTCCACGTGGTGGCGCACTGGAACTCGTTCTTCGACGCCCTCATCTTCCTGAACGATGACACGAAATACCCGCTGCAGCTGGTGCTCCGGAACATCCTGATCCAGTCGGACGTCTCCTCCGCCGGCACCACCGGCGGAGACATCGAGTCCTACGCCGCGGCGCAGAGAATCGGCGAACTGACCAAGTACGCCATGATCGTCGTCTCCAGCCTGCCCCTGATGATCGCGCTTCCGTTCATGCAGAAGCACTTCACCAAGGGCACCATGATCGGCGCCGTGAAGAGCTGA
- a CDS encoding ABC transporter substrate-binding protein, producing the protein MATSRKLAVLGALMAGTMLFTACSGSSNGSAAIKDSSAEFGFQETGFPIVKDTLTLKFSGTKSALAPDYNTMSLVQQWEKDTNIHIDWENLPETVFKEKKNLILASGDLPDAFFNSGLTDAEIATYSASGTLIPLEDLIQKNAPNLSKLLADRPDIKAAITSSDGHIYSLPSVEELGLVQFPNEMAINTAWLNKLGIPMPKTVDELHDALLAFKTKDASGTGKTIPLSFMPGSWCGDIVDLIAALGGVPDNMDHRIVQDGKVIYTATQDGYKKALQTLHTWYQEGLIDPESFSQDDKAYLAKGKASTENLGSFVWWEVKEMVGADRAGDYKLLPVLEGVDGKRLASQSNNQEIARGAFAVTRANKYPAATIRWADNLYDPIQSAQANWGPIGETLQKDPATGLLTQIPAAAGTSEGERRQKVAPGGPKANTAENFEKVVAPEPRAAERQKTVEENYKPFAANDGYPPVALSNEEVQQISTIETDVAAIVKQTTAKWIVSGGIEAEWDGYVSQLKNIGLDKMVDVYQQAYDRYQKNS; encoded by the coding sequence ATGGCTACCAGCCGCAAACTCGCCGTCCTTGGCGCCCTGATGGCAGGAACGATGCTGTTCACCGCCTGCTCGGGCAGCTCCAACGGTTCCGCCGCCATCAAAGACTCGTCCGCGGAGTTCGGCTTCCAGGAGACCGGCTTCCCGATCGTCAAGGACACGCTGACGCTCAAGTTCTCCGGAACCAAGTCCGCGCTCGCCCCCGATTACAACACCATGTCCCTGGTGCAGCAGTGGGAAAAGGACACCAACATCCACATCGACTGGGAGAACCTCCCGGAGACGGTGTTCAAGGAAAAGAAAAACCTCATCCTGGCCAGCGGCGACCTGCCCGACGCCTTCTTCAACAGCGGGCTCACCGACGCGGAAATCGCCACCTACTCGGCCAGCGGAACACTTATCCCCCTCGAAGACCTCATTCAGAAAAATGCCCCCAACCTGTCCAAGCTGCTCGCCGACCGGCCGGACATCAAAGCGGCCATCACCTCCTCCGACGGGCACATTTACTCCCTGCCCTCCGTCGAAGAGCTGGGACTCGTCCAGTTTCCCAACGAGATGGCCATCAACACCGCGTGGCTGAACAAGCTGGGCATCCCGATGCCCAAGACCGTGGACGAACTGCATGATGCCCTGCTCGCCTTCAAGACCAAGGACGCGTCAGGCACCGGTAAAACCATCCCGCTGAGCTTCATGCCCGGCTCCTGGTGCGGTGACATCGTTGACCTCATCGCCGCCTTGGGCGGAGTCCCGGACAACATGGACCACAGGATCGTCCAGGACGGCAAGGTCATCTACACCGCCACCCAGGACGGCTACAAAAAGGCCCTCCAGACCCTGCATACCTGGTATCAGGAAGGCCTGATCGATCCCGAATCGTTCTCCCAGGATGACAAGGCCTACCTGGCCAAGGGCAAGGCCAGCACCGAAAACCTGGGCTCCTTCGTCTGGTGGGAAGTCAAGGAAATGGTCGGCGCCGACCGCGCCGGCGACTACAAACTGCTCCCCGTACTTGAGGGCGTGGACGGCAAGCGGCTCGCCAGCCAGTCCAACAACCAGGAAATCGCCCGCGGCGCCTTCGCTGTGACCCGCGCCAACAAATACCCTGCCGCCACCATCCGCTGGGCAGACAACCTGTACGATCCCATCCAGTCCGCCCAGGCCAACTGGGGCCCCATCGGTGAAACCCTGCAGAAGGACCCCGCCACCGGGCTGCTGACGCAGATCCCCGCGGCCGCGGGAACCAGTGAAGGCGAACGCCGCCAGAAGGTTGCCCCGGGCGGCCCGAAGGCCAACACCGCGGAGAACTTCGAGAAGGTCGTGGCACCCGAGCCGCGCGCGGCCGAGCGGCAGAAGACCGTCGAGGAGAACTACAAGCCTTTCGCAGCCAACGACGGTTACCCCCCGGTGGCACTGTCCAACGAGGAAGTCCAGCAGATCAGCACCATCGAGACGGACGTGGCCGCTATCGTCAAGCAGACCACGGCGAAATGGATCGTCTCCGGCGGCATCGAGGCGGAGTGGGACGGATACGTCTCGCAGCTGAAGAACATCGGCCTGGACAAGATGGTGGACGTCTACCAGCAGGCCTACGACAGGTACCAGAAGAACTCCTGA